A genomic window from Elaeis guineensis isolate ETL-2024a chromosome 3, EG11, whole genome shotgun sequence includes:
- the LOC105041622 gene encoding annexin Gh1 isoform X1: protein MSTLSIPVSVPSPYDDSEQLRKAFEGWGTNEGLIIAILAHRSAAQRRQIRDAYAQAYGEDILKALEKELTRHFEKAVLLWMLDPPERDAVLANEALKKWSSGNRALIEISVTRTSDEMFAVRRAYHARFKRSLEEDVAVHTSGDFRKLLVPLVSSYRYEGLEVNASLAKSEAKMLHEKINDKDYGNEEIIRILTTRSKAQLLATFNDYNNEFGHPINKDLKADPKDDFLFALRSIIRCIICPEKYFEKVIRLAINKMGTDEYALTRVITTRAEVNMKQIKEIYYKRNSVPLERAIKKDTTGDYEDFLLALIGEDA from the exons ATGTCGACACTCTCGATTCCCGTTTCCGTTCCGTCCCCCTACGACGACAGCGAGCAGCTCCGCAAGGCCTTCGAAG GATGGGGCACGAACGAGGGGCTGATCATCGCCATCCTGGCCCACCGCTCCGCAGCCCAGCGACGCCAGATCCGCGACGCCTACGCCCAGGCCTACGGCGAGGATATCCTCAAGGCCCTCGAAAAGGAGCTCACCCGGCACTTCGAG AAAGCCGTGCTGCTGTGGATGCTGGACCCCCCGGAGAGGGACGCTGTGCTGGCCAACGAGGCCTTGAAGAAGTGGTCCTCCGGGAACCGCGCATTGATTGAGATCTCCGTGACGAGGACTTCTGACGAGATGTTCGCGGTCCGGAGAGCGTACCATGCTCGCTTTAAGAGATCGCTTGAGGAGGACGTCGCGGTCCACACCAGTGGGGATTTCCGGAAG CTTCTTGTGCCACTTGTAAGCTCGTACCGCTATGAGGGGCTTGAAGTGAATGCATCACTGGCGAAGTCAGAGGCTAAGATGCTGCATGAAAAGATAAATGACAAAGATTATGGCAATGAAGAAATCATTAGAATTCTAACTACAAGGAGCAAGGCACAACTGCTTGCAACGTTCAATGATTACAACAATGAATTTGGTCATCCAATTAACAAG GACTTGAAGGCTGATCCTAAGGATGACTTCCTCTTTGCACTGAGGAGCATCATACGTTGCATCATTTGCcctgaaaaatattttgagaagGTCATCCGACTTGCAATCAACAAAATGGGGACAGACGAGTATGCTCTTACTCGAGTCATAACCACTCGTGCTGAGGTGAATATGAAACAGATAAAGGAGATCTACTACAAGAGAAACAGCGTGCCTCTGGAACGCGCCATTAAAAAGGACACCACTGGAGACTATGAGGACTTCCTGCTTGCATTGATAGGAGAGGATGCCTAA
- the LOC105041622 gene encoding annexin Gh1 isoform X2, which yields MSTLSIPVSVPSPYDDSEQLRKAFEGWGTNEGLIIAILAHRSAAQRRQIRDAYAQAYGEDILKALEKELTRHFEKAVLLWMLDPPERDAVLANEALKKWSSGNRALIEISVTRTSDEMFAVRRAYHARFKRSLEEDVAVHTSGDFRKDLKADPKDDFLFALRSIIRCIICPEKYFEKVIRLAINKMGTDEYALTRVITTRAEVNMKQIKEIYYKRNSVPLERAIKKDTTGDYEDFLLALIGEDA from the exons ATGTCGACACTCTCGATTCCCGTTTCCGTTCCGTCCCCCTACGACGACAGCGAGCAGCTCCGCAAGGCCTTCGAAG GATGGGGCACGAACGAGGGGCTGATCATCGCCATCCTGGCCCACCGCTCCGCAGCCCAGCGACGCCAGATCCGCGACGCCTACGCCCAGGCCTACGGCGAGGATATCCTCAAGGCCCTCGAAAAGGAGCTCACCCGGCACTTCGAG AAAGCCGTGCTGCTGTGGATGCTGGACCCCCCGGAGAGGGACGCTGTGCTGGCCAACGAGGCCTTGAAGAAGTGGTCCTCCGGGAACCGCGCATTGATTGAGATCTCCGTGACGAGGACTTCTGACGAGATGTTCGCGGTCCGGAGAGCGTACCATGCTCGCTTTAAGAGATCGCTTGAGGAGGACGTCGCGGTCCACACCAGTGGGGATTTCCGGAAG GACTTGAAGGCTGATCCTAAGGATGACTTCCTCTTTGCACTGAGGAGCATCATACGTTGCATCATTTGCcctgaaaaatattttgagaagGTCATCCGACTTGCAATCAACAAAATGGGGACAGACGAGTATGCTCTTACTCGAGTCATAACCACTCGTGCTGAGGTGAATATGAAACAGATAAAGGAGATCTACTACAAGAGAAACAGCGTGCCTCTGGAACGCGCCATTAAAAAGGACACCACTGGAGACTATGAGGACTTCCTGCTTGCATTGATAGGAGAGGATGCCTAA